Proteins co-encoded in one Medicago truncatula cultivar Jemalong A17 chromosome 8, MtrunA17r5.0-ANR, whole genome shotgun sequence genomic window:
- the LOC11445295 gene encoding glycine-rich cell wall structural protein 1.8 yields MTISKVLGIFFFVLLGFGICSAARTLLTFGVDHGIGAGFHGDIGVSGGGGYGGGGGGGHGGVGGHGGGAGGGEGAGGGAGYGDDAVVGGGGGGSGGGGGGGAAEGGGYGGGAGKGGGEGYGGGAEHGGGYAGGRGGGSGGGGGGGAGGAGGGYGGGEGGGAGGGYGGDHGGGYGGGGGSGGGGGGGAGGAHGGGYGGGEGAGGGYGGGAAGGGGAGGGSGGGGGGGGAHGGGYGGGAGGGEGGGHGGYYP; encoded by the coding sequence ttgtgttGTTAGGTTTCGGTATTTGCTCTGCCGCTAGAACACTCCTCACCTTTGGTGTAGATCATGGCATTGGTGCAGGTTTCCATGGTGACATTGGTGTGAGTGGAGGTGGAGGTTATGGCGGTGGTGGAGGTGGAGGACATGGTGGTGTAGGTGGACATGGAGGAGGAGCGGGGGGAGGTGAAGGTGCAGGTGGTGGTGCTGGATATGGAGATGATGCTGTTGttggtggtggaggaggaggaagtggaggtggaggtggtggtggtgcagCTGAAGGTGGTGGATATGGTGGAGGAGCTGGAAAAGGTGGTGGGGAAGGGTATGGTGGAGGCGCGGAACATGGAGGTGGTTATGCTGGTGGTCGCGGTGGTGGTAGTGGTGGAGGGGGAGGAGGTGGTGCGGGGGGTGCTGGTGGTGGTTATGGAGGTGGGGAAGGAGGCGGAGCAGGAGGTGGATATGGTGGAGATCATGGAGGAGGATATGGAGGTGGAGGTGGAAGTGGAGGTGGTGGAGGAGGCGGTGCTGGTGGAGCACATGGAGGCGGGTACGGTGGTGGTGAAGGAGCAGGTGGTGGATATGGAGGTGGAGCAGCAGGTGGTGGCGGCGCAGGTGGTGGGTCTGGAGGTGGCGGAGGTGGTGGAGGTGCCCATGGTGGTGGATATGGTGGTGGTGCTGGAGGTGGCGAAGGTGGCGGCCACGGTGGATATTATCCTTGA
- the LOC11421707 gene encoding glycine-rich cell wall structural protein 2 isoform X1, producing the protein MATSKVLSIVLFVLLGLSISSAARKLIVGDVGGGYGYAGPGEGGDGYGVSRGGGGGEAGGGYGPDGPGTGSGGFVPGYPGVGGGGFVPGVGGGECVPGYPCEGSGGHVPGGEDGGYVPGGPGEGVGGHVPGGGDGGYVPGGPGEGVGGHVPGGPGEGGGDIPGGGGDVGGGYVPGGPGEGGGDVPGEGGKGGVGYVPVGPGEGSGDGGGGGGYPGGGGGGGYARKITCFYIWCWPVGHDGYH; encoded by the coding sequence ATGGCAACTTCGAAAGTTCTTAGTATCGTTCTCTTTGTGTTGTTGGGCTTAAGCATAAGTTCTGCTGCCAGAAAACTCATTGTTGGGGATGTAGGTGGAGGATATGGATATGCCGGACCAGGCGAAGGAGGTGATGGATATGGTGTTTCtcgaggaggaggaggaggcgAAGCAGGCGGTGGATATGGTCCTGATGGACCAGGTACGGGAAGTGGTGGATTTGTTCCTGGTTACCCGGGTGTAGGAGGTGGTGGATTTGTTCCTGGGGTAGGAGGCGGTGAATGTGTCCCAGGTTACCCGTGTGAAGGAAGTGGTGGACATGTTCCTGGTGGAGAAGACGGTGGATATGTTCCTGGTGGACCGGGTGAAGGAGTTGGTGGACATGTTCCTGGTGGAGGAGACGGTGGATATGTTCCTGGTGGACCGGGTGAAGGAGTTGGTGGACATGTTCCTGGTGGACCGGGTGAAGGAGGTGGTGATATTCCTGGTGGAGGAGGTGATGTAGGTGGTGGGTATGTTCCTGGTGGACCGGGCGAAGGAGGTGGTGATGTTCCTGGTGAAGGAGGGAAAGGAGGCGTTGGGTATGTTCCTGTTGGACCTGGTGAAGGAAGTGGTGATGGTGGAGGTGGAGGAGGTTATCCcggtggaggtggtggtggtggctaCGCTAGAAAAATTACTTGTTTTTATATATGGTGTTGGCCTGTTGGTCATGATGGTTATCACTAA
- the LOC11421707 gene encoding glycine-rich cell wall structural protein 2 isoform X2: protein MATSKVLSIVLFVLLGLSISSAARKLIVGDVGGGYGYAGPGEGGDGYGVSRGGGGGEAGGGYGPDGPGTGSGGFVPGYPGVGGGGFVPGVGGGECVPGYPCEGSGGHVPGGEDGGYVPGGPGEGVGGHVPGGPGEGGGDIPGGGGDVGGGYVPGGPGEGGGDVPGEGGKGGVGYVPVGPGEGSGDGGGGGGYPGGGGGGGYARKITCFYIWCWPVGHDGYH from the exons ATGGCAACTTCGAAAGTTCTTAGTATCGTTCTCTTTGTGTTGTTGGGCTTAAGCATAAGTTCTGCTGCCAGAAAACTCATTGTTGGGGATGTAGGTGGAGGATATGGATATGCCGGACCAGGCGAAGGAGGTGATGGATATGGTGTTTCtcgaggaggaggaggaggcgAAGCAGGCGGTGGATATGGTCCTGATGGACCAGGTACGGGAAGTGGTGGATTTGTTCCTGGTTACCCGGGTGTAGGAGGTGGTGGATTTGTTCCTGGGGTAGGAGGCGGTGAATGTGTCCCAGGTTACCCGTGTGAAGGAAGTGGTGGACATGTTCCTGGTGGAGAAGACGGTGGATATGTTCCTGGTGGACCGGGTGAAGGAGTTGGTGGACATGTTC CTGGTGGACCGGGTGAAGGAGGTGGTGATATTCCTGGTGGAGGAGGTGATGTAGGTGGTGGGTATGTTCCTGGTGGACCGGGCGAAGGAGGTGGTGATGTTCCTGGTGAAGGAGGGAAAGGAGGCGTTGGGTATGTTCCTGTTGGACCTGGTGAAGGAAGTGGTGATGGTGGAGGTGGAGGAGGTTATCCcggtggaggtggtggtggtggctaCGCTAGAAAAATTACTTGTTTTTATATATGGTGTTGGCCTGTTGGTCATGATGGTTATCACTAA